From Verrucomicrobia bacterium S94, the proteins below share one genomic window:
- a CDS encoding SAM-dependent DNA methyltransferase codes for MDTKFSKMPAFIWSVADLLRGEFKQSQYGRIILPFTLLRRLECVLEPTKAKVLEQVEKCAKMSPDAADKILLNKAGLSFYNTSPMDLSTLGETQVLDNLETYVQSFSPASREIFEHFRFSEFIEKLDEANLLYVVANKFANIDLSPASVPNYEMGLIFEELIRRFAESSNETAGEHFTPRDIVRLTTSLVFAGDDDVLTKPGVVRSIYDPTAGTGGFLSAGMEYLHELNPQARLVGFGQELNPESYAICKGDMLVKEQDVKNIKLGNTLSDDKLYAETFDYMLSNPPFGVDWKKIEKVVKDEQKIKGYGGRFGPGTPRVSDGSLLFLLHLVSKMRDPKKGGSRIGIILNGSPLFTGGAGSGESEIRRYLLERDLVEAIIALPTDMFYNTGIATYIWVLSNHKPAERKGKVQLINATDMHEPMRKSLGSKRKAISEKQIEEIVRLYGSNETSKVCKIFNTTDFGYRRITVERPLQLRIEPHNADRLDALQADKAWNKWDADLQQAVLQALESLKKAYLSRDAFAKDLKKALRPSDLKLKTSNLKLLLKHLGEHDDEAEICTDAKGNPEPNPDLRDNENVPLSEDIQTYFEREVLPHVPNAWIDESKKDEKDGRVGIVGYEIPFNRHFYEYTPPRPLEEIDADLDAVTAEIMDLLREVHS; via the coding sequence ATGGATACCAAGTTTTCGAAGATGCCGGCGTTTATCTGGTCGGTGGCGGATCTGCTGCGGGGAGAGTTTAAACAGAGTCAGTATGGGCGGATCATTCTGCCGTTCACGCTGCTGAGGCGTTTAGAGTGCGTGCTGGAACCGACGAAGGCCAAGGTGCTGGAGCAGGTTGAAAAATGCGCGAAGATGAGTCCCGACGCGGCGGACAAGATTCTGCTGAATAAGGCGGGGCTGAGCTTCTACAACACGTCCCCGATGGATTTGAGTACACTGGGCGAAACCCAGGTGCTGGACAATCTGGAAACCTATGTGCAGTCGTTCAGCCCTGCATCGCGGGAAATCTTTGAGCACTTCCGTTTTTCGGAGTTCATTGAAAAGCTCGACGAAGCCAACCTGCTTTATGTGGTGGCCAATAAGTTTGCCAATATCGACCTGTCGCCCGCCAGCGTGCCGAACTATGAAATGGGCCTGATCTTTGAGGAGCTGATCCGCCGCTTTGCGGAATCCTCCAACGAAACCGCAGGGGAACACTTCACTCCCCGCGATATTGTCCGCCTCACCACCTCGCTGGTATTTGCAGGCGATGACGACGTACTGACGAAACCGGGCGTGGTGCGCTCGATCTACGACCCCACCGCAGGAACGGGCGGCTTCCTCTCCGCCGGCATGGAATATCTGCACGAACTCAACCCGCAGGCGCGGCTGGTCGGCTTCGGGCAGGAACTCAACCCCGAATCCTATGCCATCTGCAAAGGCGACATGCTGGTCAAAGAGCAGGACGTCAAAAACATCAAGCTGGGCAACACGCTGTCCGACGACAAGCTCTATGCCGAAACCTTCGACTACATGCTCTCCAATCCGCCTTTCGGCGTGGACTGGAAAAAGATCGAAAAGGTCGTGAAGGATGAACAGAAGATCAAGGGTTACGGCGGGCGCTTCGGACCCGGTACGCCCCGCGTGTCCGACGGTTCGCTGCTCTTCCTGCTGCATCTCGTTTCCAAAATGCGCGACCCCAAGAAAGGCGGTTCACGCATCGGCATCATCCTGAACGGCTCTCCGCTGTTCACAGGCGGTGCAGGCAGCGGTGAGTCCGAGATTCGACGCTATCTGCTGGAACGGGATTTGGTCGAAGCCATCATCGCCCTGCCGACCGACATGTTTTACAACACCGGCATCGCCACCTATATCTGGGTGCTCTCCAACCACAAGCCCGCCGAACGCAAAGGCAAGGTGCAGCTGATCAATGCGACAGACATGCACGAACCCATGCGCAAATCGCTCGGCTCAAAGCGCAAGGCGATCAGCGAAAAGCAGATTGAAGAAATCGTCCGCCTCTATGGCAGCAACGAGACCTCCAAGGTCTGTAAGATTTTCAACACCACCGACTTTGGCTATCGCCGCATCACCGTCGAACGCCCCCTGCAGCTGCGCATTGAGCCGCACAACGCCGACCGCCTCGACGCCCTGCAGGCCGACAAAGCGTGGAACAAATGGGACGCCGATCTGCAGCAGGCCGTCCTCCAGGCCTTGGAAAGCCTCAAAAAGGCCTATCTATCCCGCGACGCGTTCGCCAAAGACCTGAAAAAGGCACTCCGTCCGTCAGACCTAAAACTTAAAACCTCAAACTTAAAACTGTTGCTCAAACACCTTGGGGAACACGACGACGAAGCCGAAATCTGCACCGACGCCAAGGGCAACCCCGAACCGAACCCCGACCTGCGCGACAACGAAAACGTCCCGCTCTCCGAAGATATCCAAACCTACTTTGAGCGCGAAGTCCTGCCGCATGTGCCGAACGCGTGGATCGATGAAAGCAAGAAGGATGAAAAAGACGGACGGGTCGGCATCGTCGGCTATGAGATCCCCTTCAATCGCCACTTCTACGAATACACCCCGCCGCGCCCGCTCGAAGAAATCGACGCCGACCTCGACGCCGTTACCGCAGAAATCATGGATTTGCTGCGGGAGGTGCATTCGTGA